The Benincasa hispida cultivar B227 chromosome 11, ASM972705v1, whole genome shotgun sequence genome has a segment encoding these proteins:
- the LOC120089683 gene encoding STE20/SPS1-related proline-alanine-rich protein kinase isoform X2 → MEKKTYPIGEDFYILYEEVGQGVSASVHRALCKPLNEIVAIKILDFERENCDLASIYREVQTMILVDHPNVLKSHCSFVNGHDLWIVMPYMSGGSCLHILKAAYPDGFEEVVIATVLREVLKGVEYLHNHGHIHRDIKAGNILIDSRGAIKLGDFGVSACLFDSGDRQRVRNTFVGTPCWMAPEVMEQLNGYDFKADIWSFAITGLELAHGHAPFSKYPPMKVLMMTLQNAPPGLDYERDKKFSKSFKQMIASCLVKDPSKRPSASKLLKHSFFKQARSNDYIARTLLEGLPVLGDRIKALKRKEEDMLAQKKMPDGKKEELSQNEYKRGISGWNFNLDDLKAQASLIQEFEESISEISEVGSSNSLCALDVQEKKLQGQNSSEISDIEENGMLWRQFSMKANDTVDGKRSINESTTIGSFSQHHSSSHHDNQTENGSSEEFQLESSKRILGNTPNTSQHKRSISSNTLIQQEVGLPLNRRESYETEKNGTNGSVAIGMTSQAVDDVLSDSHSKDPKSSLSPATNDEEQDEKAKAPVIQQKGRFKVTSESVDVDKAAASPILQKSHSMQVITSNSATPLPSNLPTPLPSSDAIPINTRSSMFPVLHSVLQTNIIQRDDILTLMRQLSTGEFSADGAADVSAAQITATEKSLLEAAHEREKDLLNEVTELQWRILRARDEIQRLKLNNAG, encoded by the exons ATGGAGAAGAAGACTTATCCGATAGGTGAAGATTTTTATATTCTGTATGAGGAGGTTGGGCAAGGTGTGAGCGCTTCAGTTCACCGTGCTCTATGTAAACCTCTTAATGAGATCGTCGCCATCAAGATTCTCGATTTTGAGCGTGAGAATTGTGAtctg GCTAGCATTTATCGTGAAGTACAGACAATGATCTTGGTTGACCACCCGAATGTTCTTAAATCACACTGCTCTTTTGTCAATGGCCATGATTTGTGGATTGTTATGCCCTACATGTCTGGAGGTTCATGTCTTCACATACTGAAGGCTGCATATCCTGATGGTTTTGAGGAAGTGGTCATCGCAACAGTATTGCGAGAAGTATTGAAGGGGGTTGAATATCTTCATAATCATGGACATATACATCGGGATATAAAA GCAGGGAATATTCTTATTGATTCACGTGGTGCAATCAAGTTAGGAGATTTTGGTGTTTCTGCTTGCCTTTTTGATTCAGGTGATCGACAACGTGTGAGGAATACATTCGTGGGGACACCTTGCTG GATGGCACCCGAGGTTATGGAGCAATTAAATGGTTATGACTTCAA GGCTGACATCTGGTCTTTTGCCATAACTGGGTTAGAGCTTGCCCATGGCCATGCTCCTTTCTCAAAATATCCTCCGATGAAG GTACTGATGATGACCTTGCAAAATGCACCTCCAGGGCTTGATTATGAGAGggataaaaaattttcaaag TCTTTTAAGCAGATGATTGCTAGTTGCTTGGTAAAAGATCCTTCAAAACGGCCTTCTGCAAGTAAGCTGCTAAAGCATTCATTTTTTAAGCAAGCCCGATCAAATGATTACATTGCACGCACCCTTTTGGAAGGGCTACCTGTTCTTGGTGATCGTATAAAGGCACTTAAG AGAAAGGAAGAAGATATGCTAGCACAAAAGAAAATGCCAGATGGAAAGAAGGAAGAATTATCAcag AATGAATATAAACGAGGCATCAGTGGATGGAACTTCAATCTTGATGATTTAAAGGCTCAGGCATCTCTG ATTCAGGAATTTGAAGAGTCAATAAGTGAAATCAGCGAAGTAGGGAGCTCAAATTCCTTGTGTGCACTTGATGTGCAAGAAAAGAAATTACAAGGCCAAAATTCTTCAGAAATTTCAGATATT GAAGAGAATGGCATGCTATGGCGACAATTCTCCATGAAAGCAAATGACACAGT AGATGGTAAAAGATCTATCAATGAATCAACAACTATTGGTTCTTTCTCTCAACATCATTCTTCATCCCACCATGATAATCAAACTGAGAATGGCTCCAGTGAAGAGTTTCAGTTGGAGAGTAGCAAAAGAATTTTGGGGAATACTCCTAATACCAGCCAACATAAAAGAAGTATTTCTTCTAATACTCTTATTCAACAAGAAGTCGGTTTGCCACTGAACAGAAGAGAGAG TTATGAGACAGAAAAGAATGGTACAAATGGCAGTGTTGCAATTGGAATGACTTCTCAGGCGGTAGATGATGTACTTTCTGATTCTCATTCTAAAGATCCCAAGTCATCAT TAAGTCCGGCAACAAATGACGAGGAGCAGGATGAGAAAGCAAAGGCACCAGTTATTCAGCAGAAAGGGCGTTTCAAAGTTACTTCGGAGAGTGTAGATGTAGACAAG GCAGCTGCGTCCCCTATTCTGCAAAAAAGTCACAGTATGCAG GTGATTACCTCAAATTCTGCTACTCCTTTACCTTCTAATCTACCGACACCTCTACCTTCATCTGATGCTATACCAATTAATACTAGATCTTCTATGTTTCCAGTGTTGCACTCTGTTTTGCAGACAAATATTATTCAAAGG GATGATATTTTGACTCTAATGAGGCAACTCTCAACCGGAGAATTTTCAG CTGATGGCGCAGCTGATGTCTCAGCAGCACAGATAACAGCAACGGAGAAATCTTTG CTTGAAGCAGCTCATGAAAGAGAGAAGGACCTACTTAACGAAGTAACTGAGTTACAGTGGAG GATATTACGGGCGAGAGATGAAATccaaagattaaaattaaacaatgcaggttaa
- the LOC120089683 gene encoding STE20/SPS1-related proline-alanine-rich protein kinase isoform X1, translating into MEKKTYPIGEDFYILYEEVGQGVSASVHRALCKPLNEIVAIKILDFERENCDLASIYREVQTMILVDHPNVLKSHCSFVNGHDLWIVMPYMSGGSCLHILKAAYPDGFEEVVIATVLREVLKGVEYLHNHGHIHRDIKAGNILIDSRGAIKLGDFGVSACLFDSGDRQRVRNTFVGTPCWMAPEVMEQLNGYDFKADIWSFAITGLELAHGHAPFSKYPPMKVLMMTLQNAPPGLDYERDKKFSKSFKQMIASCLVKDPSKRPSASKLLKHSFFKQARSNDYIARTLLEGLPVLGDRIKALKRKEEDMLAQKKMPDGKKEELSQNEYKRGISGWNFNLDDLKAQASLIQEFEESISEISEVGSSNSLCALDVQEKKLQGQNSSEISDIEENGMLWRQFSMKANDTVDGKRSINESTTIGSFSQHHSSSHHDNQTENGSSEEFQLESSKRILGNTPNTSQHKRSISSNTLIQQEVGLPLNRRESYETEKNGTNGSVAIGMTSQAVDDVLSDSHSKDPKSSLSPATNDEEQDEKAKAPVIQQKGRFKVTSESVDVDKAAASPILQKSHSMQVGNFEVITSNSATPLPSNLPTPLPSSDAIPINTRSSMFPVLHSVLQTNIIQRDDILTLMRQLSTGEFSADGAADVSAAQITATEKSLLEAAHEREKDLLNEVTELQWRILRARDEIQRLKLNNAG; encoded by the exons ATGGAGAAGAAGACTTATCCGATAGGTGAAGATTTTTATATTCTGTATGAGGAGGTTGGGCAAGGTGTGAGCGCTTCAGTTCACCGTGCTCTATGTAAACCTCTTAATGAGATCGTCGCCATCAAGATTCTCGATTTTGAGCGTGAGAATTGTGAtctg GCTAGCATTTATCGTGAAGTACAGACAATGATCTTGGTTGACCACCCGAATGTTCTTAAATCACACTGCTCTTTTGTCAATGGCCATGATTTGTGGATTGTTATGCCCTACATGTCTGGAGGTTCATGTCTTCACATACTGAAGGCTGCATATCCTGATGGTTTTGAGGAAGTGGTCATCGCAACAGTATTGCGAGAAGTATTGAAGGGGGTTGAATATCTTCATAATCATGGACATATACATCGGGATATAAAA GCAGGGAATATTCTTATTGATTCACGTGGTGCAATCAAGTTAGGAGATTTTGGTGTTTCTGCTTGCCTTTTTGATTCAGGTGATCGACAACGTGTGAGGAATACATTCGTGGGGACACCTTGCTG GATGGCACCCGAGGTTATGGAGCAATTAAATGGTTATGACTTCAA GGCTGACATCTGGTCTTTTGCCATAACTGGGTTAGAGCTTGCCCATGGCCATGCTCCTTTCTCAAAATATCCTCCGATGAAG GTACTGATGATGACCTTGCAAAATGCACCTCCAGGGCTTGATTATGAGAGggataaaaaattttcaaag TCTTTTAAGCAGATGATTGCTAGTTGCTTGGTAAAAGATCCTTCAAAACGGCCTTCTGCAAGTAAGCTGCTAAAGCATTCATTTTTTAAGCAAGCCCGATCAAATGATTACATTGCACGCACCCTTTTGGAAGGGCTACCTGTTCTTGGTGATCGTATAAAGGCACTTAAG AGAAAGGAAGAAGATATGCTAGCACAAAAGAAAATGCCAGATGGAAAGAAGGAAGAATTATCAcag AATGAATATAAACGAGGCATCAGTGGATGGAACTTCAATCTTGATGATTTAAAGGCTCAGGCATCTCTG ATTCAGGAATTTGAAGAGTCAATAAGTGAAATCAGCGAAGTAGGGAGCTCAAATTCCTTGTGTGCACTTGATGTGCAAGAAAAGAAATTACAAGGCCAAAATTCTTCAGAAATTTCAGATATT GAAGAGAATGGCATGCTATGGCGACAATTCTCCATGAAAGCAAATGACACAGT AGATGGTAAAAGATCTATCAATGAATCAACAACTATTGGTTCTTTCTCTCAACATCATTCTTCATCCCACCATGATAATCAAACTGAGAATGGCTCCAGTGAAGAGTTTCAGTTGGAGAGTAGCAAAAGAATTTTGGGGAATACTCCTAATACCAGCCAACATAAAAGAAGTATTTCTTCTAATACTCTTATTCAACAAGAAGTCGGTTTGCCACTGAACAGAAGAGAGAG TTATGAGACAGAAAAGAATGGTACAAATGGCAGTGTTGCAATTGGAATGACTTCTCAGGCGGTAGATGATGTACTTTCTGATTCTCATTCTAAAGATCCCAAGTCATCAT TAAGTCCGGCAACAAATGACGAGGAGCAGGATGAGAAAGCAAAGGCACCAGTTATTCAGCAGAAAGGGCGTTTCAAAGTTACTTCGGAGAGTGTAGATGTAGACAAG GCAGCTGCGTCCCCTATTCTGCAAAAAAGTCACAGTATGCAGGTTGGTAATTTTGAG GTGATTACCTCAAATTCTGCTACTCCTTTACCTTCTAATCTACCGACACCTCTACCTTCATCTGATGCTATACCAATTAATACTAGATCTTCTATGTTTCCAGTGTTGCACTCTGTTTTGCAGACAAATATTATTCAAAGG GATGATATTTTGACTCTAATGAGGCAACTCTCAACCGGAGAATTTTCAG CTGATGGCGCAGCTGATGTCTCAGCAGCACAGATAACAGCAACGGAGAAATCTTTG CTTGAAGCAGCTCATGAAAGAGAGAAGGACCTACTTAACGAAGTAACTGAGTTACAGTGGAG GATATTACGGGCGAGAGATGAAATccaaagattaaaattaaacaatgcaggttaa
- the LOC120089683 gene encoding serine/threonine-protein kinase OSR1 isoform X3, producing MEKKTYPIGEDFYILYEEVGQGVSASVHRALCKPLNEIVAIKILDFERENCDLASIYREVQTMILVDHPNVLKSHCSFVNGHDLWIVMPYMSGGSCLHILKAAYPDGFEEVVIATVLREVLKGVEYLHNHGHIHRDIKAGNILIDSRGAIKLGDFGVSACLFDSGDRQRVRNTFVGTPCWMAPEVMEQLNGYDFKADIWSFAITGLELAHGHAPFSKYPPMKVLMMTLQNAPPGLDYERDKKFSKSFKQMIASCLVKDPSKRPSASKLLKHSFFKQARSNDYIARTLLEGLPVLGDRIKALKRKEEDMLAQKKMPDGKKEELSQNEYKRGISGWNFNLDDLKAQASLIQEFEESISEISEVGSSNSLCALDVQEKKLQGQNSSEISDIEENGMLWRQFSMKANDTVDGKRSINESTTIGSFSQHHSSSHHDNQTENGSSEEFQLESSKRILGNTPNTSQHKRSISSNTLIQQEVGLPLNRRESYETEKNGTNGSVAIGMTSQAVDDVLSDSHSKDPKSSLSPATNDEEQDEKAKAPVIQQKGRFKVTSESVDVDKAAASPILQKSHSMQDDILTLMRQLSTGEFSADGAADVSAAQITATEKSLLEAAHEREKDLLNEVTELQWRILRARDEIQRLKLNNAG from the exons ATGGAGAAGAAGACTTATCCGATAGGTGAAGATTTTTATATTCTGTATGAGGAGGTTGGGCAAGGTGTGAGCGCTTCAGTTCACCGTGCTCTATGTAAACCTCTTAATGAGATCGTCGCCATCAAGATTCTCGATTTTGAGCGTGAGAATTGTGAtctg GCTAGCATTTATCGTGAAGTACAGACAATGATCTTGGTTGACCACCCGAATGTTCTTAAATCACACTGCTCTTTTGTCAATGGCCATGATTTGTGGATTGTTATGCCCTACATGTCTGGAGGTTCATGTCTTCACATACTGAAGGCTGCATATCCTGATGGTTTTGAGGAAGTGGTCATCGCAACAGTATTGCGAGAAGTATTGAAGGGGGTTGAATATCTTCATAATCATGGACATATACATCGGGATATAAAA GCAGGGAATATTCTTATTGATTCACGTGGTGCAATCAAGTTAGGAGATTTTGGTGTTTCTGCTTGCCTTTTTGATTCAGGTGATCGACAACGTGTGAGGAATACATTCGTGGGGACACCTTGCTG GATGGCACCCGAGGTTATGGAGCAATTAAATGGTTATGACTTCAA GGCTGACATCTGGTCTTTTGCCATAACTGGGTTAGAGCTTGCCCATGGCCATGCTCCTTTCTCAAAATATCCTCCGATGAAG GTACTGATGATGACCTTGCAAAATGCACCTCCAGGGCTTGATTATGAGAGggataaaaaattttcaaag TCTTTTAAGCAGATGATTGCTAGTTGCTTGGTAAAAGATCCTTCAAAACGGCCTTCTGCAAGTAAGCTGCTAAAGCATTCATTTTTTAAGCAAGCCCGATCAAATGATTACATTGCACGCACCCTTTTGGAAGGGCTACCTGTTCTTGGTGATCGTATAAAGGCACTTAAG AGAAAGGAAGAAGATATGCTAGCACAAAAGAAAATGCCAGATGGAAAGAAGGAAGAATTATCAcag AATGAATATAAACGAGGCATCAGTGGATGGAACTTCAATCTTGATGATTTAAAGGCTCAGGCATCTCTG ATTCAGGAATTTGAAGAGTCAATAAGTGAAATCAGCGAAGTAGGGAGCTCAAATTCCTTGTGTGCACTTGATGTGCAAGAAAAGAAATTACAAGGCCAAAATTCTTCAGAAATTTCAGATATT GAAGAGAATGGCATGCTATGGCGACAATTCTCCATGAAAGCAAATGACACAGT AGATGGTAAAAGATCTATCAATGAATCAACAACTATTGGTTCTTTCTCTCAACATCATTCTTCATCCCACCATGATAATCAAACTGAGAATGGCTCCAGTGAAGAGTTTCAGTTGGAGAGTAGCAAAAGAATTTTGGGGAATACTCCTAATACCAGCCAACATAAAAGAAGTATTTCTTCTAATACTCTTATTCAACAAGAAGTCGGTTTGCCACTGAACAGAAGAGAGAG TTATGAGACAGAAAAGAATGGTACAAATGGCAGTGTTGCAATTGGAATGACTTCTCAGGCGGTAGATGATGTACTTTCTGATTCTCATTCTAAAGATCCCAAGTCATCAT TAAGTCCGGCAACAAATGACGAGGAGCAGGATGAGAAAGCAAAGGCACCAGTTATTCAGCAGAAAGGGCGTTTCAAAGTTACTTCGGAGAGTGTAGATGTAGACAAG GCAGCTGCGTCCCCTATTCTGCAAAAAAGTCACAGTATGCAG GATGATATTTTGACTCTAATGAGGCAACTCTCAACCGGAGAATTTTCAG CTGATGGCGCAGCTGATGTCTCAGCAGCACAGATAACAGCAACGGAGAAATCTTTG CTTGAAGCAGCTCATGAAAGAGAGAAGGACCTACTTAACGAAGTAACTGAGTTACAGTGGAG GATATTACGGGCGAGAGATGAAATccaaagattaaaattaaacaatgcaggttaa